From Megalobrama amblycephala isolate DHTTF-2021 linkage group LG8, ASM1881202v1, whole genome shotgun sequence, the proteins below share one genomic window:
- the soat2 gene encoding sterol O-acyltransferase 2, with protein MSSHDSSAVRRTGGRTAGGNQRPSENGSIRQHDDHTNMREMTQREEDMQRMKAAVIRHVQTQVNEALERALTDSMQSLSTNTQTHTDETGTNDRHKLEQGKVFIARCSLLDELFEISHIRTIYHMFIAALFLFVMSTLAVDYIDHGRLVLDFDLFYYAFGQLNTVIWAWTLMFGYTLLGPYHVLRVWGGLYHSSRWRTCVSAGTALVLCAAQMSMLGIFPVYVILHYQLPPASRFIIILEQIRFLMKSYSFIRETTPAVLKQTPQKDESLRYPSLSSYLYFLFCPTLIYREVYPRNLYIRWNYVGMNCLKILASLFYLYFILVRLCIPVFRNKSNQPFSTRTLILALFHAAFPGMLIFMLGFYAFLHCWLNTFAEMLRFADRMFYKDWWNSTSFSNYYRTWNIVVHDWLYYYGYRDFLWLSGSKRRSLATLSVFGVSALVHEYVFTMGFGFFYPVMFCTFAGIGVVFNFAMNDKRKSPVWNIIMWTCLFIGQGIHVCLYCLEWYAQIHCPRTGTSFWELVTPRSWTCS; from the exons ATGTCATCACATGACAGCAGCGCGGTGCGTCGCACCGGTGGCCGGACAGCCGGTGGAAACCAGCGTCCCTCCGAGAACGGCTCGATCAGACAGC ATGATGATCACACAAACATGAGAGAGATGACACAGAGAGAGGAAGACATGCAG AGGATGAAAGCGGCGGTGATCAGACACGTTCAGACTCAGGTGAATGAGGCGTTGGAGCGAGCGCTCACAGACTCGATGCAGTCTCTgtccacaaacacacaaacacacacggaCGAGACGGGAACCAACGACAG GCACAAACTGGAGCAGGGGAAGGTGTTTATAGCCAGATGCTCACTGCTGGA TGAGTTATTTGAGATCAGTCACATCAGGACCATCTACCACATGTTCATCGCTGCTCTATTCCTGTTTGTCATGAGCACTTTAGCAGTGGACTACATCGACCATGGCAG GCTGGTTCTGGACTTTGATCTGTTTTATTACGCGTTCGGTCAGTTGAATACGGTCATCTGGGCCTGGACGCTCATGTTCGGCTACACTCTGCTCGGGCCGTACCACGTTCTGCGCGTTTGGGGCGGACTGTACCACAGCAGCCGCTGGAGGACGTGTGTGTCAGCGGGAACAGCGCTCGTACTGTGTGCGGCTCAGATGAGCATGCTGGGAATATTTCCAGTGTATGTCATCCTGCATTATCAGCTGCCACCCGCATCACGATTCATCATCATATTAGAACAG ATCAGATTTTTAATGAAGAGTTACTCGTTTATCCGTGAAACCACACCAGCCGTCCTCAAACAAACGCCACAGAAGG ATGAATCGCTGCGATATCCGTCCCTCTCCAGCTATCTGTACTTCCTGTTTTGCCCGACTCTGATCTACCGTGAGGTCTACCCGCG AAACCTGTACATCAGATGGAACTACGTTGGCATGAACTGTCTAAAG ATCTTGGCCAGTCTGTTCTATCTGTACTTCATCCTGGTGCGCTTGTGCATCCCTGTGTTTAGGAACAAGAGCAACCAGCCGTTCAGCACACGCACGCTCATCCTGGCGCTCTTCCACGCCGCTTTCCCAG GGATGCTCATATTCATGTTGGGCTTCTACGCATTTCTGCACTGTTGGCTCAACACTTTCGCTGAGATGCTGCGTTTCGCTGACCGGATGTTTTACAAA GACTGGTGGAACTCAACTTCCTTTTCCAATTATTACCGCACATGGAACATCGTCGTCCACGACTGGCTTTATTACTACGGCTACAGAGACTTCCTCTGG CTGTCAGGCTCTAAACGCCGCTCGCTGGCCACACTCTCCGTTTTTGGCGTTTCTGCACTAGTTCATGAGTACGTCTTCACCATGGGCTTCGGATTCTTCTACCCGGTGATGTTCTGTACATTCGCGGGCATCGGCG TGGTGTTCAACTTCGCCATGAACGACAAACGGAAGAGTCCGGTGTGGAACATCATCATGTGGACGTGTCTGTTCATCGGTCAGGGCATCCACGTCTGTCTGTACTGTCTGGAGTGGTACGCGCAGATTCACTGCCCGCGAACTGGG ACAAGCTTCTGGGAGCTAGTGACGCCACGATCATGGACGTGTAGTTAG